The following nucleotide sequence is from Aquarana catesbeiana isolate 2022-GZ linkage group LG08, ASM4218655v1, whole genome shotgun sequence.
ctctaaaccaagagaatgagagagaatatcatctgtaaaatataatcTTACATAAAAAATACACACATCATCTCCACCAGTCCATGTTTTAGatgctccgtcccaccaaccttgtaacagtgagggatggtgtgatcttcctgtgtggaatcccgggaatacagaggacggggacatctctctggtgggttcctggtattaggtggctccatcatatccttgtgtccttctgaaaactcctccatcactccatactcctcatcctcctctttatactcttctttaacaacagtaATATAATCTtcaaggtttccactctgaatatataataaaacattcattgtaacaaacatgattgtgtataaatcataactatcaATAATTGTTCCTCGTCTACCTGATGAtgttgagggatggtgtgaccttcctgtgtggaatacaTTGGATGGGGACATCTCattggtgggttcctggtattaggtggttccatcatatccttgtgtccttctgaatactcctccatcactccatactcctcatcctcctctttatactcttctttaacaataaTATTATAATCTTCAAGGTTTTccctctgaatatataataaaacattcattgtaacaatcaTGCTGTGTATACtgtaaatcataactaccaataattgtcaatcatctacctgatgatggtgagggatggtgtgaccttccggtgtggaatcccgggaatacagaggacggggacatctctctggtgggttcccattactggatccatctgtaggaaacacacacactgactgaatacattgtttctatgtgtttattagatgatgggggatctaggtggaccctccgtactgctctctcctttacaataaagtctcctcttacccagtgatgtgaggggcggctgattgtccatcatgttgccacttccaacaatgtcttctctctacttgcTCCTGACTCAGCTCTCAACCGTCACTTGATATTTataactgacatcacttcctgtctgtacctgacatcacttcctatgttccatagagacttcctgtctgggtagaagtgagaagatcgccaccttgtggagctcagaggaactgcagccccgagaaacatctcgtagtgtgaacacagccttgtgctgtgtgtgtatgtactgtatatccttatagatggggtcatctccactcccaccaagggggatatatactatatatatatttgcagacAAAAAATGAATTAGTGAGTAGCAGCCAGCACAATAcccttgtgacagactcacccgggacaaaggcttttggaggggtctgaacgctagcctcttgcccaccgatcatgggccctggcatctgggggaatggtgctctctgtgagctgtatgcctggggaccctggaggtggtgttaccttggattcaggtccatgtgcccccaagacacacagactctgggaaccctttatatgccatattagaatagtgactgattcatactgttggggctcatactgttagatgctaatgtcatcaactccagctacctgtctgttgtctgctataatgtgtttattgtaaataagtctagtgtgggctctaagagtcttttcatccattgttgtttgtgttaattaactctgctactttcatggatctgccacctaagggttaacttagtccaggctgatttcagtgattggcaacaggctgccttatttaaacacctcagcagcactgtgtccttgctgtctgatctgcagctctgtgtatgtgtttcctgaagatctgatatctgctcctgtttgacccggcttgttttgagactattcctgttatccacctgcatctgacccttggcttgtttgacgattccttctgcctgctcctcctgtacctctgttgccagcctgattaccgACCCGGCCCGCCTGatgttccaagactctcctccagtctgctatactttcctactgcagccatccagctccaGTCCCGGTTtgcctcacctgtctgctgatccatccagtctgctcacctatctgctgatccatccagtctgctcacctatctgctgatccatccagcctgctggtcctgtctgctgtgccggccatctgacccatctgctgttgatcctgccaggcactcataccattctgcactcccgtgccacctgtctgctctaccagggtcCGCAAGTCAGAtacgtaagagaggccttcctctgcactatcgggctcatcagtcaggtacgtgagaacttgacagtatcagacagccatgtctgagcccgagcgaggaacctcccccatggaagaactgtgccGACACCTGGCGGGTTTGACACAAGCTGTTAAAGATCTGCAAGAGGGATATACTCGGCTGGAAGAACGAGTTCAAATTCTGTCATCTCCCGCCAACCCTCAAAGCGCTACCTTAGCTGGTACCTCATCTGCACCTTCAGTAGTGATGTTACCACCAGAACCAAGGGTACTCACGCCCGAAAGGCTTGCGGGTGAACGTAGCAAATACAGAGCCTTTCGTAATGCTTGTGAACTCTATTTTGCCATACAACCCCGCACCTTTTATCTGGAAGCAACTAAAGTGGGCTTCGTTATCTCCCTGTTGACCggtgaaccccaagcctgggcaCATCGCCTTCTGGAACAAAAGGCCGAATCATTAAACAACCTCACCACATTCTTTGTCGCTATGCCACAACTTTATGAGATCCTCTTcagaaggattttccctttaaccAAGCTTGAGTTGGGCacgctgaaggactatattgatgacaaccttaaaaaaggatttattcgCCCATCTACTTCTCCGGCTGGCGCAagcatcttctttgttgaaaagaaggaccattcactatGCCCCTGCGTAGACTACCGAGAATTGAACAAGATTACCCACTGTCTCTTGTGCCCAAACTGTTTCAAAGAGTGGGAACCGCAGTCATCTTCACAAAACTGGATCTCCGGGGAGCATAGAACCTAATCTGTATTCGAGAAGGAGAttagtggaagacggcttttcgtacccgattcgggcactttgaatacctagtcatgccttttgggttatgcaacgctccagccacctttcagcactttgtcaatgacatttttcgtgactatctggacttgtacgtcattgtgtacctggatgacatcctgattttatCCCCCACAGTAGATGACCACCGTAGGCATGTCCAAAATGTGCTAACCCGACTCCGGCAGTATGGCCTCTATGCCAaaccggagaagtgcgaatttgaacttcAGTGTATCCAGTTCTTAGGTCTGATAATCTCTGTTGAAGGCATCAAGATGAACCCCCAGAAAGTCACTGCCATCTTACATTGGCCAGTTCctgtggacaagaagggggttcagcgcttcatcgggtttgccaacttctaccggacatttattagggggttttctgctattattgcccccattacTGAACTAACTAAACAAGGAACCCAATTCCTCTGGTCTCCCAAAGCGCAATCGGAATTTGAAGCCCTCAAAAAACTGTTCACTTCAGCCTCCATcttgaagcaccctgaccctgccttacagtttgttcttgaagttgatgcctcggaagttgcagtaggggctgtgctgtctcaatggcaaggagctaaagccctactctacccagttgctttcttttcctgcaaattatctacagcggaaagaaattatgatgtgggagacagtgagcttttggccatcaaggccacattagaagaatggcgttacttacttgaaggtgcagcacatcccattctggtctatacggaccacaagaatttagaatatctgagaacagctaagagattaaaaccacggcaggcaaagtgggcactttttttctctagattctcgctccatataacgtacaggccagggtcgaaggatacaaaaccagatgcactctcacgtatgttcaatgactctgagaggtccacacttccagacaccatccttccctcaggaaactttctcataccacaggagaatctgctatcccgaatcaaacaggcttctgcTAAGGTTGCTTCGTCTTCTGAAACCAGCTTACAGGCACAGTATGGCCTACTGTGGAATGAAGGTAAAGTTGTTGTACCTAAGGACTTAAGGGTGGCGgtattggagctctgtcatgaccAAAAGCTGGCTGGGCACTTCAGTGCCATGAAGATGGCCGAACTGGTACAACGCatgttctggtggcctcaggtggtAGATGACTGTAAGAGTTATGTGGAGTCTTGTACTACTTGCTCCCGAAGCAAGAACAGCAAGGTAAAAGCCTGGGGTTTACTGAACCAATTGCCCGTTccagagagaccctggaaaatgatctcaatggacttcattgtggaactccctccggcagagggtttttctaccaccttcgtggtggtggacaggctgtccaaaatggcccattttttgcccatgaaaggaacaccctcggctgcggaaactgcaaaaatattcatcaaagaaattgtaaggctccatggagtcCCAGCCAACATTGTGTCCGACcagggtgtccagttcacctccaagttctgGACAGCTCTGTGTGGGACCCTTGAGATCGAATTGGCCTTCTCCTCcgcataccaccctcagacgaacgggcaaacggaaagaaccaatcagatcctggagcagtacctccattgcttttcttcgttctcacaagatgactgggtcgcTTTACCCCCCATGGCCgagttcgcttataataactcTTCAAATTCTGCCATCAAATTCCATTTTTTTGCTAATTACGGCTTTCACCCGTCCTTCCTGCCTAGTACCATACCTGAATGctcaatccctgcagtctctgaaacgaTAGATTTCTtctttaaaaacaacaaactattacaaaagaccatgaccaaaacacaagagtacaataaaaagatctttgacaggaaaaaaTGAGGAGAACTAATTCTGGAACCCGGTCTAAAGTGAACTtgaaaatggcttgcccctcaagCAAATTGTGCCCTAAGTTTGTGGGCCCCTTCCCACGTAGTTTATGAGCTGGAATTACCTGATTCACTTAAAGTTCACCCTGTCTTCCATGTGACTCTTTTGAAACCTGCTGTTCCGAATCCCTTCCCTGAACGAAGTACTGGTCCACCGGAGCCTGTAatagtcaatggagaggaggaatttgaggtggaggcaatcttggattgtagaaggaggtacaatcaggttcagtatctaattaaatggaagggttatgggccggaaaataactcttgggagcctgaaagcaatattcatgctaaagaACTAATGCAATACTTCAAGAGATCCCATGCTGTGaagttggcccaattgggcatcTGGAGGCTTCCCTTTAGGAaggggcaatgtcatggatctgccacctaagggttaacttagtccaggctgatttcagtgattggcaacaggctgccttatttaaacacctcagcagcactgtgtccttgctgtctgatctgcagctctgtgtatgtgtttcctgaagatctgatatctgctcctgtttgacccggcttattttgagactgttcctgttatctgcctgcatctgacccttggcttgtttgacgattcttTCTGCCTGATCCTCTTGTACctctgttgccagcctgattactGACCCGACCCGCCTGatgttccaagactctcctccagtctgctatacttacctactgcagccatccagctccaGTCCCAGTTtgcctcacctgtctgctgatccatccagtctgctcaccaggcagttgattttgctagctgcagtatcagtatatatatatatatatatatatatatatatatatatatatatatatatatatatatatatatatatatatatatatatatcccagcttagtgcagctacatatcactgcaggccattagtatgtctggaaggccaacaagtagaagcagacagtcacaagccaataaaagagggcaagcaggctctgtgtctagaggcaacaatgctggtcgtggagacggtgcatactcatcagcacgtggccgtgggacacgcttggcctttttttcggcagctggccgtgttgagccgcaacatgcggaagacttggtcgagtggatgaccaagccgtcctcatcctcatcatcctctctcacccatgctcaggatactttgtctggcaaagcagctgccaacatggcctcttccctcggctcaatgtcatcagtgactccttccctagccccaccatgtcctcctgaggagtccctcgaactgtttgaccacagcgttgggtacaagctccaggaggatgcccagcatttagaaggctctgatgatgctactgagctagatgaaggcagtaacatgagcacggacagagggggtgcccaagaaggacagcaatctggcagtcatgttccccctgctgcagcatactgccaggtttgctccagtgatgaggagggaggggatggtgaggtcactgactccacatgggtgcctgataggagaggaggaggaggaggcacatcaccaatgatgcaaggggccagcctaagggcagcacactgactgcatcacaccgcaaagctccgcatgtgcagggcgctgctgtctctgcgcgttattccaaaagttctttggtgtgggccttttttgagacgagtgcatcagatcgcaccgctgctatttgcaacatatgtctcaagcgtatctcgcgtggccaaaacatctcccgcttgggtaccacatgcttgatcagacatatgttgacctgccatgcagttcgttggcaagcgtacctagaagacccacaccaaagaacatagaagacctctccttgctcctcatcagctgagatctccaaccccactataccttcagtcctctctgagacctgcactgagaggaatgaaggtgtagaattaggtgtgtcacagccaagtacttgcgggcaatctgctttcggtacaccgatgtcagattgtaccaggtaaatttccctgccccggctgctgcaccgccgaaagaagttcgctcccagccatccacatgcccagcggttgaatgctagcttggcaaaattgctagcacttcaactgctaccttttcagttggtagactctgtccccttccgtgagtttgtggaatgtgcggttcctcagtggcaggtacccaaacgccactttttctcacggaaggcgattccggctctctaccggcatgtggaaggcaatgtccatgcctcgttggacagggcggtcagcggtaagttgcatattaccgctgactcatggtccagcaggcatggacagggacgttacctaagtttcatggcgcattgggtgactctgctggcagctgggaaggatgcaggacaaggtgcagtagtgttggaggttgttccgccaccacgcctccaaaatgctagtactaatgattctgacacacctctctcctccaccccctcctcttcttctggcCCATTTTAAAGTCTGATAGGACCTTAGGGAAAATCCTTACAAAAAAGCCCCGTTTTATTGATAGGAAAGCACCAACCCTTAGAAACCATTTGCTTTGTAACGTTATCGATCCCCCTAAGACTAGACTTTTTTAGTATAAAGGGCTTTTACAGGTGCCAGAAATGCCTGGCTTGCCGGGTCAGTAAGAAACAACCTAAGAAAAGAACTTCCTTTAAATCAAGGC
It contains:
- the LOC141105410 gene encoding uncharacterized protein, which codes for MMDNQPPLTSLDGSSNGNPPERCPRPLYSRDSTPEGHTIPHHHQRENLEDYNIIVKEEYKEEDEEYGVMEEYSEGHKDMMEPPNTRNPPMRCPHPMYSTQEGHTIPQHHQSGNLEDYITVVKEEYKEEDEEYGVMEEFSEGHKDMMEPPNTRNPPERCPRPLYSRDSTQEDHTIPHCYKSGDPINIEFEVKSEEEERYVRDDPQSMEEDGIMRIIIEEDTPTEISTGGSLFFRISLQVRLVVTDLHTLV